A single window of Rickettsiella endosymbiont of Dermanyssus gallinae DNA harbors:
- a CDS encoding PhzF family phenazine biosynthesis protein, which produces MNIKIINVFSYNHQGGNPCAIVDNAIALSEEVMQKKATELNLPETVFIIPDKNQYLLRFFATKGELPLCCHGTLGAVFYLFKSNVNQRPTIKTYKDNIKIDVKYENDLVSMSIANKGKVLNTPIDLSAICTILNIEKDSLAKNLPCTVASIGSPKLFVPLINRAALFDMKPDLDLVSQWCKDNAVNGLYAYSDDTENANADYVGRNFNPLFSHQEDIATGTAAAALCQMLCRSSRQSEGTFTIEQGANLGSPSQIYISISKDNIEIKGEAYFPSSEVYA; this is translated from the coding sequence ATGAATATTAAGATTATTAACGTATTTTCTTATAATCACCAGGGCGGAAACCCCTGTGCAATAGTTGATAATGCTATTGCGCTTAGCGAAGAAGTCATGCAGAAGAAGGCAACTGAGTTAAATTTGCCTGAAACGGTCTTCATCATCCCTGATAAAAATCAGTACTTGCTACGGTTTTTTGCGACAAAAGGCGAACTTCCTCTGTGCTGCCACGGTACGCTTGGTGCGGTCTTTTATCTATTTAAATCCAATGTTAACCAACGCCCAACTATAAAGACCTATAAAGATAATATCAAAATTGATGTTAAATATGAGAATGATTTAGTCTCCATGTCTATTGCAAATAAGGGAAAGGTATTAAATACCCCTATAGACCTTTCTGCCATCTGTACGATATTAAATATCGAAAAAGATTCACTAGCGAAAAATTTACCCTGTACTGTCGCCTCTATAGGAAGCCCTAAGTTATTCGTCCCACTTATTAATAGAGCAGCTTTATTTGATATGAAGCCCGACTTAGACTTAGTGTCTCAATGGTGCAAAGATAACGCTGTTAATGGCCTTTATGCCTATTCTGATGATACAGAGAATGCCAATGCTGATTATGTAGGGCGTAATTTTAATCCTCTATTCAGCCACCAAGAAGATATTGCGACGGGCACGGCAGCGGCGGCACTATGCCAAATGCTATGCCGAAGCAGCCGTCAATCAGAAGGTACTTTTACCATAGAGCAGGGTGCTAATTTAGGAAGCCCTAGCCAAATCTATATTTCTATCTCAAAGGACAATATAGAGATAAAGGGGGAGGCCTATTTCCCAAGTTCTGAAGTATATGCTTAA
- a CDS encoding Rpn family recombination-promoting nuclease/putative transposase, with the protein MTIQIHDPHDRLFRNFLADINKAKDFLETYLQPNIKKQCDFSTLNFKPGSFVEKDLKHHFSDILYSVKIADTEGYIYTLIEHETTPSKLTPFKLLRYQIAIMKQHLDQGNKTLPIVIPLLFYRGKKSPYPFTTNILDCFDSRELAEETFLKPYPLIDVTIIPDDELRKHKGIAILELVQKNIHQRDALEFIKDIALQIAKKLLTHEQFKSLLYYITQEGESKNFEQFYSTLAETLPNYREDIMTLAQQLEQKGLRQGREIERYDLAKSLLAEGISLDVIKKVTKLPDLDLIELEKA; encoded by the coding sequence GTGACCATCCAAATTCATGATCCCCACGATCGACTATTTCGTAATTTCTTGGCTGACATTAATAAAGCAAAAGACTTCTTAGAGACTTATCTACAACCTAATATAAAAAAACAATGTGATTTCTCTACTTTAAACTTTAAACCAGGTTCATTTGTTGAAAAGGATTTAAAACACCATTTCTCAGATATTCTCTATTCAGTCAAAATAGCAGATACAGAGGGCTATATTTATACGCTTATCGAGCATGAAACAACACCTAGTAAACTAACTCCCTTTAAACTATTACGCTATCAAATAGCGATTATGAAGCAACATTTAGACCAGGGTAATAAAACCCTACCTATTGTTATTCCCCTGCTCTTCTATCGAGGAAAAAAGAGCCCATATCCATTTACCACAAATATCCTAGACTGCTTTGACAGCAGGGAGCTAGCCGAGGAAACCTTCTTAAAACCCTACCCGCTTATTGATGTCACTATCATCCCAGATGATGAGTTACGTAAGCACAAGGGCATAGCTATTTTGGAGCTAGTTCAAAAAAACATCCATCAGAGGGATGCGCTAGAATTTATAAAGGATATCGCTTTACAGATAGCCAAGAAGCTCCTAACACATGAACAGTTTAAAAGTTTGCTGTATTATATAACTCAAGAGGGTGAATCTAAGAATTTTGAGCAATTTTACTCAACTTTAGCTGAGACTCTACCCAACTATAGAGAGGATATTATGACCCTAGCACAACAACTTGAACAAAAGGGCCTACGGCAAGGCCGAGAAATAGAGCGTTATGACCTAGCTAAAAGCCTTTTAGCTGAAGGGATATCTTTAGATGTTATAAAGAAAGTAACTAAACTACCTGACTTAGATTTAATTGAGCTAGAAAAAGCCTAA
- a CDS encoding transposase: MTFAEQYKKNYQRSYEEGQRKAVLDIAKRMLEMRNDPEFMNVVLHCFIKRTTGISDQDLLDLEN; encoded by the coding sequence ATGACTTTTGCAGAACAATATAAAAAAAACTATCAGCGTAGTTATGAAGAAGGTCAACGCAAAGCTGTTCTAGATATTGCTAAAAGAATGCTTGAAATGAGAAATGACCCCGAATTTATGAATGTAGTGTTGCATTGTTTTATTAAAAGAACTACAGGCATTTCAGATCAAGACCTGTTAGATCTAGAAAATTAA
- a CDS encoding ankyrin repeat domain-containing protein, with protein MIFKKLRDFFSISNLYYKAISLFRLVKTNLNKLISNVYEEIVCFILRRTNLNKVGEYGYTQLYSAIKEEKNYKKAIRLIKGGADINVVDYRGFTPLHRAAQYGQCEVAYWLIKKKADINVGNESGFTPLHMAIVFKQYEVMCFLIENGAGVNVTDKEGHTSLHFAFRRPKMLYWLIKKGADVNHADKYGYTPLNLAVSSSQYESICLLIENGADVNTIDETGKHCESNAKSKSPR; from the coding sequence ATGATTTTTAAGAAACTTCGAGATTTTTTTAGCATAAGTAATCTTTATTATAAAGCAATAAGCTTATTTAGATTAGTAAAAACTAATCTAAATAAGCTTATTAGTAATGTTTATGAAGAAATAGTCTGTTTTATATTAAGAAGAACAAATCTTAATAAAGTTGGTGAATATGGATACACTCAATTGTATAGTGCAATTAAAGAGGAAAAGAATTATAAAAAAGCGATTCGGCTTATAAAAGGCGGAGCTGATATTAATGTCGTTGATTATCGTGGCTTTACGCCGCTCCATAGAGCAGCTCAGTATGGGCAATGCGAAGTAGCTTACTGGCTTATAAAAAAGAAAGCTGATATTAATGTGGGTAACGAAAGCGGATTTACGCCGCTACATATGGCAATAGTTTTTAAACAGTATGAGGTAATGTGTTTTCTTATAGAAAATGGAGCGGGTGTTAACGTCACTGATAAAGAAGGCCATACGTCGCTGCATTTTGCATTTCGTCGTCCTAAAATGTTGTACTGGCTTATAAAAAAGGGGGCTGATGTTAATCACGCTGACAAATATGGCTATACACCACTGAATCTTGCAGTATCTTCTAGTCAATATGAGTCAATCTGCTTACTTATAGAAAATGGAGCAGATGTTAATACCATCGATGAGACAGGAAAGCATTGTGAAAGCAATGCGAAGTCGAAGAGCCCGCGATAG
- a CDS encoding helix-turn-helix transcriptional regulator, with protein sequence MTYSRQEDYYSSVAEVSLLAKGINNPSPEQLRIETLFQTNKAPRNTTYIVTLSEREISCLLLAAWGVDIKETASLLNVTEDKVNKCRAEIADKFNAKNIYNAIFIAQQAGFLTIDNVDFILKLKHKKTNLSQINKEFLRGEYAPI encoded by the coding sequence TTGACTTATAGTCGGCAAGAAGATTATTATAGTTCTGTAGCAGAAGTATCCTTGTTAGCTAAAGGCATTAATAATCCCTCCCCTGAACAATTGCGGATAGAAACCTTATTTCAAACGAATAAAGCTCCTAGAAATACAACATATATAGTTACTCTTTCAGAGAGAGAGATAAGTTGTCTACTTTTAGCCGCATGGGGGGTAGATATTAAAGAAACCGCAAGCCTCCTTAACGTTACAGAAGATAAAGTAAATAAATGTCGCGCCGAAATCGCCGATAAATTTAATGCAAAAAATATTTATAATGCGATATTTATAGCACAACAAGCAGGATTTTTAACGATCGATAATGTCGATTTTATTCTGAAGCTCAAACATAAAAAAACTAATTTATCCCAAATAAATAAAGAATTTTTAAGGGGTGAATATGCCCCAATCTAA